Proteins from a genomic interval of Zingiber officinale cultivar Zhangliang chromosome 1B, Zo_v1.1, whole genome shotgun sequence:
- the LOC122045493 gene encoding CRM-domain containing factor CFM3, chloroplastic/mitochondrial-like isoform X1: MSMAFAFFPLNPPYLLSPPPLLFPSSSSSSSSSSFAAIYVTQRSILLRSDLCCSVARLSAERIRFSHEESPEEEDPLEVEKAGKDVKNTRKERKKRNLRPSFNAQTLERWSVKVSSSRSTFPWQDQKIESSLNLVSSGTPFDQSLDDIGAPMMEFGVPDENFDEDEKCSDSYLSDDSFENSVDAIPPMANHIMGIPLGMQSKLAPWAHGGKHGEDGTRSRYKSEALVNNFEFGEDKVKPKETNFVDDKGVRSNYGDPIIASLKEECPILSSDMKARSCPTVTVSFGEERFSSQQADLDSKVAGKSSVKDDALSGGRDNCVERYKDPKASSSSNVGIGFCVSSENSDLKLVPNSRNNDLSLASSVPFPWEREIDSMEGEQLQRSNTELAERTIPEPELQRLRNVALRMKERMTVGPAGVTEAVVKHIHDKWKEVEVTKLRFEGPACLNMKRTHEILERKTGGVVIWRSGRSVVLYRGMTYQLPCIQTYLQLSDANSFHNPSMGNCSNLIAGNQAESCETDSATNQNLSKGFSSTAYIDRLLDQLGPRFKDWSGRNPIPVDADLLPGLVPGYKPPFRLLPYKTRTSLRDGEMTVLRRLARTMPPHFALGRNRQHQGLATAIVKLWDKSSIAKIAIKRGIPNTSNEIIAEEIKKLTGGVLLSRNKEYIVFYRGNDFVTPSIREVLVEKEKLATIKQDDEEVARLRASASVADAKSDKGSLVAGTLAETVEAKHRWGKPLNPEEREMAKKNIVLSKHVSLVRYLQRKLVFVKLKVRKAEKALSKVQEFLEPADLPTDIETLTDEERALFRTTGLKMKGALLLGRRGIFGGTVENMHLNWKNNQLVKILVKGKSFQQVKHIAISLEAESGGVLISLDNTTKGYAIVFFRGKNYQRPRIIRPKHLLTRRQALTHSIELQRREALLHHISNLQDQIWMLKSQLDQMKGEDNANQDLNLQDDEDEVKDEGE, encoded by the exons ATGTCCATGGCGTTTGCCTTCTTCCCCTTGAACCCTCCCTATCTCCTCTCTCCCCCTCCCcttctcttcccctcttcctcctcctcctcctcctcctcctcgttcGCGGCCATTTATGTAACCCAAAGATCGATTCTTCTCCGCTCCGATCTCTGTTGTTCGGTAGCTCGTCTCTCGGCTGAGCGTATCCGATTCTCCCATGAGGAATCCCCGGAGGAGGAAGACCCACTCGAAGTCGAAAAAGCGGGGAAAGATGTGAAAAACACgagaaaggagaggaagaaaagaaatctGAGGCCAAGTTTCAACGCCCAGACTCTTGAGCGATGGTCCGTGAAGGTTTCCTCCTCGCGGTCCACTTTCCCCTGGCAGGATCAAAAGATCGAGAGTTCTCTGAACTTGGTTTCTTCGGGAACTCCCTTTGATCAGTCTCTGGATGACATTGGGGCTCCCATGATGGAATTTGGAGTTCCAGATGAGAACTTTGATGAGGATGAGAAGTGTTCAGATTCTTACCTATCAGATGACTCTTTTGAGAACTCTGTTGACGCAATTCCTCCAATGGCGAATCATATCATGGGAATTCCTTTGGGCATGCAGTCGAAGTTGGCTCCTTGGGCACACGGAGGTAAGCATGGTGAAGATGGTACGCGTTCTCGTTATAAAAGTGAAGCTTTagtaaataattttgagtttggCGAAGACAAGGTGAAGCCTAAAGAAACGAATTTTGTGGATGATAAGGGTGTAAGATCCAACTATGGCGATCCTATAATTGCCTCTCTCAAGGAAGAATGCCCTATCCTTTCTTCTGACATGAAAGCTCGAAGCTGCCCAACAGTCACTGTTTCATTTGGAGAAGAGAGATTCAGTTCTCAGCAGGCTGATTTAGACTCCAAAGTTGCTGGCAAGTCCTCAGTGAAAGATGACGCGTTGAGTGGAGGAAGAGATAATTGTGTTGAGAGGTACAAAGACCCTAAGGCTTCAAGTTCCTCCAATGTTGGTATTGGTTTTTGTGTCTCTTCTGAAAACTCTGACTTGAAACTGGTGCCTAATTCTAGGAATAATGACCTTAGCTTAGCCAGTTCAGTGCCTTTCCCATGGGAAAGAGAAATTGATTCCATGGAGGGTGAGCAGTTGCAAAGGAGCAACACTGAACTAGCAGAGAGAACTATACCAGAGCCGGAACTGCAGAGACTGAGAAATGTTGCTTTAAGAATGAAAGAGAGGATGACTGTTGGACCAGCAGGTGTGACTGAGGCTGTTGTGAAACACATCCATGATAAATGGAAGGAGGTAGAAGTCACTAAGTTAAGGTTCGAAGGCCCAGCCTGTCTGAACATGAAGAGGACACATGAAATTTTAGAG AGGAAAACTGGAGGTGTGGTCATTTGGAGATCTGGAAGGTCAGTTGTGCTATATAGGGGAATGACTTATCAACTTCCTTGCATCCAGACCTACTTGCAGCTTTCTGATGCCAATTCTTTCCATAATCCTTCAATGGGAAACTGTTCCAATCTTATTGCTGGCAATCAAGCAGAATCTTGTGAAACTGATTCTGCCACGAATCAAAACCTGTCTAAAGGATTTTCATCAACAGCTTATATTGACAGATTATTGGATCAGTTGGGGCCACGTTTCAAAGATTGGTCAGGTCGTAATCCAATTCCAGTTGATGCTGACTTGCTGCCTGGTCTAGTTCCCGGTTACAAACCACCTTTTAGACTTCTTCCTTATAAGACCAGAACATCTCTAAGAGATGGAGAAATGACGGTTTTGAGAAGGCTCGCTAGAACAATGCCCCCTCACTTTGCTCTAG GAAGAAACAGGCAACACCAAGGCTTGGCTACTGCTATTGTGAAGTTATGGGATAAAAGTTCCATTGCAAAGATAGCCATCAAACGTGGCATACCAAATACGTCTAATGAGATAATAGCTGAAGAAATTAAG AAATTGACAGGGGGAGTACTCCTTTCTAGGAACAAAGAGTATATTGTGTTCTATAGGGGTAATGATTTCGTGACACCTTCAATTAGAGAAGTTCTAGTAGAAAAAGAAAAGCTGGCAACCATTAAACAGGACGATGAAGAAGTAGCTCGGCTGAGAGCGTCAGCATCAGTAGCTGATGCCAAAAGTGATAAGGGTTCATTAGTTGCAGGTACACTTGCAGAAACTGTGGAAGCCAAACACCGATGGGGAAAACCATTAAACCCTGAGGAAAGAGAAATGGCGAAGAAGAATATTGTTTTATCTAAACATGTATCTCTAGTTCGATATCTTCAGAGAAAGCTAGTATTC GTCAAATTAAAGGTCAGGAAGGCAGAGAAAGCTTTGTCTAAGGTGCAGGAGTTCCTAGAGCCGGCAGATCTTCCAACTGATATAGAGACTCTTACTGATGAAGAGCGGGCTTTGTTCCGTACAACTGGTCTTAAAATGAAGGGTGCTCTACTTCTCG GGAGAAGGGGGATTTTTGGTGGCACTGTTGAAAACATGCACTTGAATTGGAAAAATAACCAACTTGTCAAGATTCTAGTGAAGGGAAAAAGCTTTCAACAAGTAAAGCACATTGCGATTTCTCTTGAGGCTGAGAGTGGTGGGGTGCTGATTTCACTTGATAACACTACCAAGGGCTATGCAATTGTCTTCTTTCGCGGCAAGAATTATCAGCGACCTCGAATTATAAGGCCCAAGCATCTCTTAACAAGGAGACAGGCATTA
- the LOC122045493 gene encoding CRM-domain containing factor CFM3, chloroplastic/mitochondrial-like isoform X2 produces the protein MSMAFAFFPLNPPYLLSPPPLLFPSSSSSSSSSSFAAIYVTQRSILLRSDLCCSVARLSAERIRFSHEESPEEEDPLEVEKAGKDVKNTRKERKKRNLRPSFNAQTLERWSVKVSSSRSTFPWQDQKIESSLNLVSSGTPFDQSLDDIGAPMMEFGVPDENFDEDEKCSDSYLSDDSFENSVDAIPPMANHIMGIPLGMQSKLAPWAHGGKHGEDGTRSRYKSEALVNNFEFGEDKVKPKETNFVDDKGVRSNYGDPIIASLKEECPILSSDMKARSCPTVTVSFGEERFSSQQADLDSKVAGKSSVKDDALSGGRDNCVERNNDLSLASSVPFPWEREIDSMEGEQLQRSNTELAERTIPEPELQRLRNVALRMKERMTVGPAGVTEAVVKHIHDKWKEVEVTKLRFEGPACLNMKRTHEILERKTGGVVIWRSGRSVVLYRGMTYQLPCIQTYLQLSDANSFHNPSMGNCSNLIAGNQAESCETDSATNQNLSKGFSSTAYIDRLLDQLGPRFKDWSGRNPIPVDADLLPGLVPGYKPPFRLLPYKTRTSLRDGEMTVLRRLARTMPPHFALGRNRQHQGLATAIVKLWDKSSIAKIAIKRGIPNTSNEIIAEEIKKLTGGVLLSRNKEYIVFYRGNDFVTPSIREVLVEKEKLATIKQDDEEVARLRASASVADAKSDKGSLVAGTLAETVEAKHRWGKPLNPEEREMAKKNIVLSKHVSLVRYLQRKLVFVKLKVRKAEKALSKVQEFLEPADLPTDIETLTDEERALFRTTGLKMKGALLLGRRGIFGGTVENMHLNWKNNQLVKILVKGKSFQQVKHIAISLEAESGGVLISLDNTTKGYAIVFFRGKNYQRPRIIRPKHLLTRRQALTHSIELQRREALLHHISNLQDQIWMLKSQLDQMKGEDNANQDLNLQDDEDEVKDEGE, from the exons ATGTCCATGGCGTTTGCCTTCTTCCCCTTGAACCCTCCCTATCTCCTCTCTCCCCCTCCCcttctcttcccctcttcctcctcctcctcctcctcctcctcgttcGCGGCCATTTATGTAACCCAAAGATCGATTCTTCTCCGCTCCGATCTCTGTTGTTCGGTAGCTCGTCTCTCGGCTGAGCGTATCCGATTCTCCCATGAGGAATCCCCGGAGGAGGAAGACCCACTCGAAGTCGAAAAAGCGGGGAAAGATGTGAAAAACACgagaaaggagaggaagaaaagaaatctGAGGCCAAGTTTCAACGCCCAGACTCTTGAGCGATGGTCCGTGAAGGTTTCCTCCTCGCGGTCCACTTTCCCCTGGCAGGATCAAAAGATCGAGAGTTCTCTGAACTTGGTTTCTTCGGGAACTCCCTTTGATCAGTCTCTGGATGACATTGGGGCTCCCATGATGGAATTTGGAGTTCCAGATGAGAACTTTGATGAGGATGAGAAGTGTTCAGATTCTTACCTATCAGATGACTCTTTTGAGAACTCTGTTGACGCAATTCCTCCAATGGCGAATCATATCATGGGAATTCCTTTGGGCATGCAGTCGAAGTTGGCTCCTTGGGCACACGGAGGTAAGCATGGTGAAGATGGTACGCGTTCTCGTTATAAAAGTGAAGCTTTagtaaataattttgagtttggCGAAGACAAGGTGAAGCCTAAAGAAACGAATTTTGTGGATGATAAGGGTGTAAGATCCAACTATGGCGATCCTATAATTGCCTCTCTCAAGGAAGAATGCCCTATCCTTTCTTCTGACATGAAAGCTCGAAGCTGCCCAACAGTCACTGTTTCATTTGGAGAAGAGAGATTCAGTTCTCAGCAGGCTGATTTAGACTCCAAAGTTGCTGGCAAGTCCTCAGTGAAAGATGACGCGTTGAGTGGAGGAAGAGATAATTGTGTTGAGAG GAATAATGACCTTAGCTTAGCCAGTTCAGTGCCTTTCCCATGGGAAAGAGAAATTGATTCCATGGAGGGTGAGCAGTTGCAAAGGAGCAACACTGAACTAGCAGAGAGAACTATACCAGAGCCGGAACTGCAGAGACTGAGAAATGTTGCTTTAAGAATGAAAGAGAGGATGACTGTTGGACCAGCAGGTGTGACTGAGGCTGTTGTGAAACACATCCATGATAAATGGAAGGAGGTAGAAGTCACTAAGTTAAGGTTCGAAGGCCCAGCCTGTCTGAACATGAAGAGGACACATGAAATTTTAGAG AGGAAAACTGGAGGTGTGGTCATTTGGAGATCTGGAAGGTCAGTTGTGCTATATAGGGGAATGACTTATCAACTTCCTTGCATCCAGACCTACTTGCAGCTTTCTGATGCCAATTCTTTCCATAATCCTTCAATGGGAAACTGTTCCAATCTTATTGCTGGCAATCAAGCAGAATCTTGTGAAACTGATTCTGCCACGAATCAAAACCTGTCTAAAGGATTTTCATCAACAGCTTATATTGACAGATTATTGGATCAGTTGGGGCCACGTTTCAAAGATTGGTCAGGTCGTAATCCAATTCCAGTTGATGCTGACTTGCTGCCTGGTCTAGTTCCCGGTTACAAACCACCTTTTAGACTTCTTCCTTATAAGACCAGAACATCTCTAAGAGATGGAGAAATGACGGTTTTGAGAAGGCTCGCTAGAACAATGCCCCCTCACTTTGCTCTAG GAAGAAACAGGCAACACCAAGGCTTGGCTACTGCTATTGTGAAGTTATGGGATAAAAGTTCCATTGCAAAGATAGCCATCAAACGTGGCATACCAAATACGTCTAATGAGATAATAGCTGAAGAAATTAAG AAATTGACAGGGGGAGTACTCCTTTCTAGGAACAAAGAGTATATTGTGTTCTATAGGGGTAATGATTTCGTGACACCTTCAATTAGAGAAGTTCTAGTAGAAAAAGAAAAGCTGGCAACCATTAAACAGGACGATGAAGAAGTAGCTCGGCTGAGAGCGTCAGCATCAGTAGCTGATGCCAAAAGTGATAAGGGTTCATTAGTTGCAGGTACACTTGCAGAAACTGTGGAAGCCAAACACCGATGGGGAAAACCATTAAACCCTGAGGAAAGAGAAATGGCGAAGAAGAATATTGTTTTATCTAAACATGTATCTCTAGTTCGATATCTTCAGAGAAAGCTAGTATTC GTCAAATTAAAGGTCAGGAAGGCAGAGAAAGCTTTGTCTAAGGTGCAGGAGTTCCTAGAGCCGGCAGATCTTCCAACTGATATAGAGACTCTTACTGATGAAGAGCGGGCTTTGTTCCGTACAACTGGTCTTAAAATGAAGGGTGCTCTACTTCTCG GGAGAAGGGGGATTTTTGGTGGCACTGTTGAAAACATGCACTTGAATTGGAAAAATAACCAACTTGTCAAGATTCTAGTGAAGGGAAAAAGCTTTCAACAAGTAAAGCACATTGCGATTTCTCTTGAGGCTGAGAGTGGTGGGGTGCTGATTTCACTTGATAACACTACCAAGGGCTATGCAATTGTCTTCTTTCGCGGCAAGAATTATCAGCGACCTCGAATTATAAGGCCCAAGCATCTCTTAACAAGGAGACAGGCATTA
- the LOC122045493 gene encoding CRM-domain containing factor CFM3A, chloroplastic/mitochondrial-like isoform X3: MRSVQILTYQMTLLRTLLTQFLQWRIISWEFLWACSRSWLLGHTEGVRSNYGDPIIASLKEECPILSSDMKARSCPTVTVSFGEERFSSQQADLDSKVAGKSSVKDDALSGGRDNCVERYKDPKASSSSNVGIGFCVSSENSDLKLVPNSRNNDLSLASSVPFPWEREIDSMEGEQLQRSNTELAERTIPEPELQRLRNVALRMKERMTVGPAGVTEAVVKHIHDKWKEVEVTKLRFEGPACLNMKRTHEILERKTGGVVIWRSGRSVVLYRGMTYQLPCIQTYLQLSDANSFHNPSMGNCSNLIAGNQAESCETDSATNQNLSKGFSSTAYIDRLLDQLGPRFKDWSGRNPIPVDADLLPGLVPGYKPPFRLLPYKTRTSLRDGEMTVLRRLARTMPPHFALGRNRQHQGLATAIVKLWDKSSIAKIAIKRGIPNTSNEIIAEEIKKLTGGVLLSRNKEYIVFYRGNDFVTPSIREVLVEKEKLATIKQDDEEVARLRASASVADAKSDKGSLVAGTLAETVEAKHRWGKPLNPEEREMAKKNIVLSKHVSLVRYLQRKLVFVKLKVRKAEKALSKVQEFLEPADLPTDIETLTDEERALFRTTGLKMKGALLLGRRGIFGGTVENMHLNWKNNQLVKILVKGKSFQQVKHIAISLEAESGGVLISLDNTTKGYAIVFFRGKNYQRPRIIRPKHLLTRRQALTHSIELQRREALLHHISNLQDQIWMLKSQLDQMKGEDNANQDLNLQDDEDEVKDEGE, from the exons ATGAGAAGTGTTCAGATTCTTACCTATCAGATGACTCTTTTGAGAACTCTGTTGACGCAATTCCTCCAATGGCGAATCATATCATGGGAATTCCTTTGGGCATGCAGTCGAAGTTGGCTCCTTGGGCACACGGAG GGTGTAAGATCCAACTATGGCGATCCTATAATTGCCTCTCTCAAGGAAGAATGCCCTATCCTTTCTTCTGACATGAAAGCTCGAAGCTGCCCAACAGTCACTGTTTCATTTGGAGAAGAGAGATTCAGTTCTCAGCAGGCTGATTTAGACTCCAAAGTTGCTGGCAAGTCCTCAGTGAAAGATGACGCGTTGAGTGGAGGAAGAGATAATTGTGTTGAGAGGTACAAAGACCCTAAGGCTTCAAGTTCCTCCAATGTTGGTATTGGTTTTTGTGTCTCTTCTGAAAACTCTGACTTGAAACTGGTGCCTAATTCTAGGAATAATGACCTTAGCTTAGCCAGTTCAGTGCCTTTCCCATGGGAAAGAGAAATTGATTCCATGGAGGGTGAGCAGTTGCAAAGGAGCAACACTGAACTAGCAGAGAGAACTATACCAGAGCCGGAACTGCAGAGACTGAGAAATGTTGCTTTAAGAATGAAAGAGAGGATGACTGTTGGACCAGCAGGTGTGACTGAGGCTGTTGTGAAACACATCCATGATAAATGGAAGGAGGTAGAAGTCACTAAGTTAAGGTTCGAAGGCCCAGCCTGTCTGAACATGAAGAGGACACATGAAATTTTAGAG AGGAAAACTGGAGGTGTGGTCATTTGGAGATCTGGAAGGTCAGTTGTGCTATATAGGGGAATGACTTATCAACTTCCTTGCATCCAGACCTACTTGCAGCTTTCTGATGCCAATTCTTTCCATAATCCTTCAATGGGAAACTGTTCCAATCTTATTGCTGGCAATCAAGCAGAATCTTGTGAAACTGATTCTGCCACGAATCAAAACCTGTCTAAAGGATTTTCATCAACAGCTTATATTGACAGATTATTGGATCAGTTGGGGCCACGTTTCAAAGATTGGTCAGGTCGTAATCCAATTCCAGTTGATGCTGACTTGCTGCCTGGTCTAGTTCCCGGTTACAAACCACCTTTTAGACTTCTTCCTTATAAGACCAGAACATCTCTAAGAGATGGAGAAATGACGGTTTTGAGAAGGCTCGCTAGAACAATGCCCCCTCACTTTGCTCTAG GAAGAAACAGGCAACACCAAGGCTTGGCTACTGCTATTGTGAAGTTATGGGATAAAAGTTCCATTGCAAAGATAGCCATCAAACGTGGCATACCAAATACGTCTAATGAGATAATAGCTGAAGAAATTAAG AAATTGACAGGGGGAGTACTCCTTTCTAGGAACAAAGAGTATATTGTGTTCTATAGGGGTAATGATTTCGTGACACCTTCAATTAGAGAAGTTCTAGTAGAAAAAGAAAAGCTGGCAACCATTAAACAGGACGATGAAGAAGTAGCTCGGCTGAGAGCGTCAGCATCAGTAGCTGATGCCAAAAGTGATAAGGGTTCATTAGTTGCAGGTACACTTGCAGAAACTGTGGAAGCCAAACACCGATGGGGAAAACCATTAAACCCTGAGGAAAGAGAAATGGCGAAGAAGAATATTGTTTTATCTAAACATGTATCTCTAGTTCGATATCTTCAGAGAAAGCTAGTATTC GTCAAATTAAAGGTCAGGAAGGCAGAGAAAGCTTTGTCTAAGGTGCAGGAGTTCCTAGAGCCGGCAGATCTTCCAACTGATATAGAGACTCTTACTGATGAAGAGCGGGCTTTGTTCCGTACAACTGGTCTTAAAATGAAGGGTGCTCTACTTCTCG GGAGAAGGGGGATTTTTGGTGGCACTGTTGAAAACATGCACTTGAATTGGAAAAATAACCAACTTGTCAAGATTCTAGTGAAGGGAAAAAGCTTTCAACAAGTAAAGCACATTGCGATTTCTCTTGAGGCTGAGAGTGGTGGGGTGCTGATTTCACTTGATAACACTACCAAGGGCTATGCAATTGTCTTCTTTCGCGGCAAGAATTATCAGCGACCTCGAATTATAAGGCCCAAGCATCTCTTAACAAGGAGACAGGCATTA